The region GATGGTGCCGATGAGCTGGGTTCGGCTGCCGTGGAGGCTTTCCAGCAGCCCGGGCCAGACGAGGATGACGAGGCCAGCGAAGCCGATGGTGATCCCGAGCCAGCCTTTGGCGCGGAGGCCTTCGCCTCTGGGCAGGAAGACCTCAAAGAGGGCGACGTAGAGGGGGATGACGGCGAGGAGGAGTGAAGAGAGGCCGCTGGAGAGGAACTGCTCGCACCAGACGAGGGAGGTGTTGCCGACGCCGAGCATCAGGATGCCGATGACGGCGAGCCAGGCGAAGTCCCGGGGGGACTGTTTGAGTTTGAGGCCGCGTGCGGCGCAGACGAGCAGCATGAGGGGGCCGGCGATCATGAAGCGGACGCCGGCGAGGACGAAGGGCGGGAGGACCTCGACGCCGAAGCGTATGGCGACGTAGGTGGAGCCCCAGAAGAAGTACACGCATGCGAATGCGATGAGGACGCGCGGAGAGAGTCTGGATTGGGTCACGGGGCTCCTTTCATCGTATCGTGTGCGGTTGTGAGGGTATCCCCCCACCCTGGGTGGAATGGCGTAAAGTCTTCAATCTTATGGAGTTAGGTCTGGACATGCTCCGTAAAGTATTGATTCTAGAAAGAGTGATTTGTAAAGTCCTAATTCTGAAAGGTTTATGAGGGTAATTGCGGTCACGACGGTGTTTCGTCCTGAGCTTTTTCCCTGTATTAATTGTACCGAAGTGTGTGGGGTAAATACCCCAACTATTTTTTGGGACTAAGTTGTTTAGTTTGCTTGGGTTGCAGGAGATTTTTGAGTGGTGGGGGCTTGACATGCGAATTTGCTGGTGTTTTTGAGGGTGTTTTGGGAAAGTTTTTTTGTTGGTGGTGTGTGGGGTTCCGGGAATGGGAATTTGTTGGGGAGTCTTGGGGCGAACAATGACAACGACCGAATCGAGGGTTACATCCCACCCATCGCGGTGCGGCTGCAATGGATGGGGCACGGAGACGGTGGTGGGTGATGGAGGAGGGCCCGGGGGCTGAAGCCCGCTTTCATGGTTGCCGGTTGACGGTGGGCTAAAGCCCACCTCTAATCCGAACGGCAACTGCAACGGCTGAATGGTAGAGTTTCGAGTTGTGAGTTTCGAGTTGCGAGTTAAAGACAGACAACCGCAACCGCACCTCCAGGCTCGCTTTGCGTCTTAGGATAGAGGCGAGGTGTTGCGATGCGTTGGTTGGGGTGGGTGCTGGCGGTGGGGATGGTGGGGACGGGCGTGGGGCAGCGGCAGGTGCTGCCGGTCGATCCGGCTGGAGCTCCGCATCGGTTGAGGCTGATTCTGAAGGACGGCAGCTACCAGATGGTGATGAGTTATAAGGTCGTCGGGAAGCGGGTGGTTTACGTGAGTGCTGAGCGGGGGGGCGAGACGGAGGAGATTCCTGTTGAGCTGGTGGACCTGCCGGCGACGGAGAAGTGGGTGAAGTCGCATGAGGCGGCGAAGGAGGGTGCTCCGGTGGTGGCGCAGGAGCCGGTGCTCGATCCGGAGCTGGCTAAGGAGGAGGCGGATCGGGCGGCGCTCACGCCGGAGGTGGCGAGCGTGCCGCCGGATGGGAGCCTGCGGCTGGCGATTGAGGATAGTGTGCTGGCGCTCGATACCTTTCATGGTGGGCCGGAGCTGGTGCCGCTGGTGCAGCAGCAGAGCGACCTGAACAAGAAGACAGGGCATGGATTTTTGAAGGGAGTAGTGAATCCGCGGTCGGCGGCGCACCAGGTGGTGCAGTTGAAGGGCGAGAAAGCGGATGTGCAGATGCACGTGGATAAGCCGGAGATCTATCTGCGGATTGGCGGGGATGTGGACCTGCCAACGGGGGCGGGGGCCATCACCGTCGATACGCATGGGGCGGATAATCGGCCGGCGAAGGGGCCGGACCCGGCGGAGAGCGAGTACGTGATCGTGCGGGTGGATGTGCGGCAGGATGCGCGGATTGTGACGAGCTTCAACGCGGGGCAGTTGGGGATCAAGAAGCAGCAGGACGTGATTGAGACGGTAAAGACTCCGCTCGCCGGGGGGCACTGGATGAAGCTGGTGCCGAAGGAGTCGCTGCTGATTGGCGAGTATGCCCTGGTGGAGGTGGTGGAGGAGGATCAGATCAACCTGGGGGTTTGGGACTTTGGGGTGCATCCGACTGCGGCGGAGAATCGGGATGTGGTGCGGCCGGAGAAGAAGAGGGCGGTGCGGCTGGAGAGGCGAGGCAGGGACTAAGGATCAGGGATCAGGGAGCAGGGAGCAGGGAGCAGGGAGCAGGGAGCAGGGAGCAGGGAGCAGGGAGCAGGGAGCAGGGAGCAGGGAGCAGGGAGCAGGGAGCAGGGAGCAGGGAGCAGGGAGCAGGGAGCAGGGAGCGCTTAGATGCGGTTGGCGATTGGCCTGCATCCAATGGGATACTGAAGAAGCAATGATAGCCTCCGCTACCTTGATCAATCCGCTTGAGAGCCTTCCAACGCTGGACACGCCTGCGCTGCGGGATAGTTATGGGCGGGCGATTACGGATCTGCGGGTATCGGTGACGGACCGGTGCAACTACCGATGTGTTTACTGCAGGACGGGTAATGAAGGGGCCATGTTCGATGAGCTTCCGATTGAGGATTACCTGCGGATCATCCGGGTTTTTGTTTCGTTGGGGATAGAAAAAGTAAGGCTGACGGGGGGCGAGCCGCTGTTGCGCGCGGGTTTGCTGGATCTGATTCAGGAGCTTTCTGGCGAGCGAACGCTGGGTGGGGAGAGGCTGGATATTGCGCTTACGACCAACGGGCACCTGCTCGCCGGGCTGGCGCAGCCGTTGAAGGATGCGGGGCTTTCGCGGATCACGGTTTCTATGGATGCTGTCGATTCTGAGACGTTTACGGCGATTACGCGGGTGCCGCGGAGCTTCGACAAGGTTCTGGCGGGGATTCGGGCGGCTTCCGCGGCGGGGCTGGGGCCGGTGAAGGTGAACTGCGTGCTGCTGCGGGGGTTCAACGACTCGCAGATTGAGGAGTTTGCGCGGTTCTCGCGGGACGAGGACGTGATCGTCCGGTTTATCGAGTGGATGCCGCTGGAGGAGCCTTCGAGCGCGCCGAATGCCCGGAACTGGAGCCGGGATACGGTGGTGACACTGGATGAGATCGTCACGCGGCTGAATGGGTTTATGCCGGTGGTGGAGCTGCCGGCGAATGCTGCAAGTGAGACGGCGAGGCGGTATACGTTTGCGGATGGGCGGGGGGAGATCGGAATTATTGCTCCGGTTTCGCGGCCGTTTTGTGGGCACTGCTCGCGGGTGCGGCTGACGTCCGATGGCAAGATACGGACTTGTTTGTTCTCGCAGACGGACCACGATCTATATGGGCGGTTGCGGCGGGGGGCGTCTGATGAGGAGCTTGCAGGTTATATACGGGGGGTGGTGGACCGGAAGGAGGCTCGGCATCATATTGGAGAGCCTGGGTTTGAGAAGCCGTCGCGTTCGATGGTGCATATTGGTGGCTAGGTCACAAACCAGACCGCTTTCTTCGTGGGGTAGTTCCGAAACGGAGTGCCTGCAACTTCCGTGGTAACGGTTCTTGACCTCTTATGAAAGTCAGGTATCGTCAGAATCAGGGCGGTAACGTGGCGTGAGAGAACGGCGACAATTCGAGGTCATCGAAAGCCGGCAGATGGATCATCTGCGGGTGTTTCATGACGTTGCGCGCTCGCTGACGACGACGCTGGAACTGGAAGAGATTTTGCTGGCCATCATGGATAAGATGGCGAATTTCTTTGGGCCGGAGCGTTGGTCGCTGCTGATGATCGATCCGGACTCGAACGATCTTTACTATGCAATTGCTGTGGGCGAGGATTCGAAGTCGCTGAAGGGGCTACGGGTTCCGCTGGGGCAGGGTGTGGCGGGGTGGGTGGCTTCTACGGGGAACCCGTTGGTGGTGCCGGATGTGTCGCTGGATCCGCACTGGTCGGCGTTTGCGCGGAGTCATCCGGATCTGAAGATCTCTTCGATTGCCTGCGTGCCGATCCGTTCGGGCGAGAATACGCTGGGGGTGATTCAACTCCTCAATTCCAAGCTGGATCTGCTTTCGGAGTACAGCATCTCGTTTCTGCGGATTCTGTGTGACTATGCGGCGATTGCGATTCAGAATGCACGGTCGCTGGCGTTGATCCAGGAGCTTTCGATTACGGACGACTGCACGGGGCTGTTCAACGCGCGGCGGCTGTATACGATGCTGGAGGAGCAGGTGACGCTGATTGCGCCGACCTCTACGAATCCGCTGGAGAAGGCCCATCCGCTGGCGTTTTCGCTGGTGTTTATCGATCTGGACTACTTCAAAAGCATCAACGATACCTACGGGCACCTGGTGGGGAGCCGGTTGCTGGCGGAGGTGGGGAGCCTGCTGCGGCGGATGGTAGGGCCGGAGGCTTCGGCGTTCCGGTATGGGGGCGACGAGTTTGTGGTGCTGCTGCCGGCGACGGGTAAGGATGCGGCGATCGCGCTGACGCTGGCGCTGTGCCAAGGGCTGCGGGATGCTACGTTTTTGCAGTCGGATGGGCTGACGCTGCATCTTTCGGGGAGCTTTGGGTTGGCGACGTTTCCTGAGGATGGGGCGAGTGTGCATACGATTCTGCGGTCGGCGGATTCGATGATGTACGACGTGAAGAACAGCACTCGGGACAATGTGGCGGTGGTTGGGCGGGGGCGGTTGATGGCGGCTGGTGGGCCGATTTCAGCGGATCGTAAGGCATCTGGACGACGTTAGTCGCTTCCGCTAGGAAGAATGTTCTAACTACGAAATTTTTTCGTAGCAATGTGGAACATTTGTAGTACTCTTCTCTCACAGCTTGTCCTGGCCCACATCGAGGACGCAAATAAGCGGGAAAAGGTATTCCAATGCAGACTCCCAGCAATCTCACAATCTGGCTCAGCGAACAGGCGGGACCGCTTGCGCTCATCGCCCTTCTGCTCGGCTTCGTGATGGTCGTGCTCTACCTCTCCGCTCGTAGCCGTCGGGTACGGATGAACGAGCAGCGGTCTGGTACCAACGAAGATACGTTCGTCAATTTCCTTACGGCGTACGGCTTCGATCCGAATATTGCACGGTCGACGTACCGTTACCTGCAGGATAAGCAGCGGGTCAGCTTCCCGATCGAGGCGGGCGACCTGTTGGATGAGGATCTCGGACTGGACAATGTGGATGTCACCGAGTCTGTACACGATCTGCTGTCTTTGAACTACCGCTTGCATCAGCCTGGGATCAATCACTCGCCGCTGGTTACGGTTGAGGACCTGGTGCGCTTCATTCAAGCTTCACCCCGTTTGTCTGAGATGGCTGCTTAACTTTTCTCCCTTGTACTCTGGTTAGCAAGACTGGCTCCCGTGCGCGGGGGCCAGTTTGCGTTTGAGGCGAGGGCGCGGCGATACAATCGTCTTCGGAGATCTTTGTGTCGACATCTTTCTCAGGGCTGCAGGACGTGACCGAATCGCGACTGCGGATGATTGTGGACACGATCCCGGCTTACATCGCTTATCTCGATCACGAGATGCGCTACGTGATGGTGAACCGGACGTACGAGGAGTGGTTCGGGCGTCCGGCTGCGGAGATTGTGGGACGCACGGTGGATGAGGTTCTGGGGGATTCGGCCGGGAATGTGAAGGGGCATCTGCTGGCTGCTCTGGATGGAGTTTCGCAGCAGTTTGAGGCACCGATGCGGACGGCGCTGGGGGATCGGTATCTGCGGGTGCAGCATGTTCCGGACCGGGATGAGGAGGGCCGGGTTCGCGGGGTGATCGTGCATGGGTTTGATATTACGGAGCGCCGGAATGCCGAGGAGGCGCTGCGGGAGAGTGAGGAACGGCAGCGGCTGGCGCTGGCGGCGGCGGGGGCCATCGGGACGTGGGACTGGGATGTGCAGCGGAACCTGGTGCGGGCGGATGCGAACTTCGCGGCGTTTTATGGCGTGGATGCTGAAGCGGCGGCGCAGGGGATTGCGATCGAGGCTTTCACGAAGGGTGTTCACCCGGAGGATTTTGTACGGGTGGGGGAGGCGATTGCACACGCGCTGGTGACGGGCGAGGAGTACACGTGTGAGTATCGGCTGGTGTCTGAGGATGGATCAGTGCGGTGGCTTTCGGCGTATGGGCGCTGCTCGCTGGCGGCGAATGGGACGCCGATCCGGTTTCCGGGGGTGACGGTCGATATCACGGACCGGAAGATGAGCGAGGATGCGCTGCTGCGGACGGAGAAGCTGGCGGCGGTAGGACGGCTGGCCTCGAGCATTGCGCACGAGATCAACAAT is a window of Granulicella tundricola MP5ACTX9 DNA encoding:
- a CDS encoding EamA family transporter — encoded protein: MTQSRLSPRVLIAFACVYFFWGSTYVAIRFGVEVLPPFVLAGVRFMIAGPLMLLVCAARGLKLKQSPRDFAWLAVIGILMLGVGNTSLVWCEQFLSSGLSSLLLAVIPLYVALFEVFLPRGEGLRAKGWLGITIGFAGLVILVWPGLLESLHGSRTQLIGTIVALMGALSWTSGSILSRRTSLATTAFVAAAWEMVFAGLFNTSVMLATHSYRDIHWNTQAVLSIAWLVTFGSIVGYTAYIYLLDNVPVAKVSTYAYINPIVAVVLGAIFLHERMVPIEYAGMAAILIAVYLVTSSKLRSGKEVAEIECTVTEQEA
- the moaA gene encoding GTP 3',8-cyclase MoaA, encoding MIASATLINPLESLPTLDTPALRDSYGRAITDLRVSVTDRCNYRCVYCRTGNEGAMFDELPIEDYLRIIRVFVSLGIEKVRLTGGEPLLRAGLLDLIQELSGERTLGGERLDIALTTNGHLLAGLAQPLKDAGLSRITVSMDAVDSETFTAITRVPRSFDKVLAGIRAASAAGLGPVKVNCVLLRGFNDSQIEEFARFSRDEDVIVRFIEWMPLEEPSSAPNARNWSRDTVVTLDEIVTRLNGFMPVVELPANAASETARRYTFADGRGEIGIIAPVSRPFCGHCSRVRLTSDGKIRTCLFSQTDHDLYGRLRRGASDEELAGYIRGVVDRKEARHHIGEPGFEKPSRSMVHIGG
- a CDS encoding GGDEF domain-containing protein, with the translated sequence MRERRQFEVIESRQMDHLRVFHDVARSLTTTLELEEILLAIMDKMANFFGPERWSLLMIDPDSNDLYYAIAVGEDSKSLKGLRVPLGQGVAGWVASTGNPLVVPDVSLDPHWSAFARSHPDLKISSIACVPIRSGENTLGVIQLLNSKLDLLSEYSISFLRILCDYAAIAIQNARSLALIQELSITDDCTGLFNARRLYTMLEEQVTLIAPTSTNPLEKAHPLAFSLVFIDLDYFKSINDTYGHLVGSRLLAEVGSLLRRMVGPEASAFRYGGDEFVVLLPATGKDAAIALTLALCQGLRDATFLQSDGLTLHLSGSFGLATFPEDGASVHTILRSADSMMYDVKNSTRDNVAVVGRGRLMAAGGPISADRKASGRR
- a CDS encoding PAS domain-containing protein, which codes for MSTSFSGLQDVTESRLRMIVDTIPAYIAYLDHEMRYVMVNRTYEEWFGRPAAEIVGRTVDEVLGDSAGNVKGHLLAALDGVSQQFEAPMRTALGDRYLRVQHVPDRDEEGRVRGVIVHGFDITERRNAEEALRESEERQRLALAAAGAIGTWDWDVQRNLVRADANFAAFYGVDAEAAAQGIAIEAFTKGVHPEDFVRVGEAIAHALVTGEEYTCEYRLVSEDGSVRWLSAYGRCSLAANGTPIRFPGVTVDITDRKMSEDALLRTEKLAAVGRLASSIAHEINNPLESVVNLLYLIEESVDGDADELRNYARVAQHELGRVSQIATQTLRFFKQTTASTEVNLGETVESVLALYKGRLLNSGVMVELGVRGGATLVSYEGELRQVLNNLVGNAIDAMRGGGRLVVRARPAMDGVSGRCGVRITVADTGMGMDAETARRIFEPFYTTKGILGTGLGLWVSTEIVQKHRGRLRVRSRRGFGTVFALFLPPAV